A window from Corynebacterium singulare encodes these proteins:
- the radA gene encoding DNA repair protein RadA produces MAKKVRPVHTCSECGFVSPKWLGRCPECGSWGTLQETAVAQESSAAQAAVTGRMPKGLTPTSPALPITKVGAAQTKALNTGIGELDRVLGRGIVPGSVVLMAGEPGVGKSTLLLEVASRWAQLGRTALYATAEESAGQVRARAERTGALHETLYLAAESNLDVVFGHGEQLKPSLIIVDSVQTMHAAGVEGVAGGVAQSRAVTAALTTLAKTTGIPILLVGHVTKDGNVAGPRVLEHLVDVVLNFEGDRQSSLRLLRGLKNRFGATDEMGCFEQTAAGIREVADPSGLFLSHHGSTPDGSAVTVAMDGVRPILAEVQALTVDPVAKNPRRVVTGLDANRVPMVLAVLQARAGERTNDKDAYVATVGGMKIQEPATDLAVALATWSSLHERPLPPKTVVIGEVGLAGEVRRVPNLDRRLAEAARLGYRHAIVPPGDVEVSGIRVRHAATLSEAIAALN; encoded by the coding sequence ATGGCTAAAAAGGTTCGTCCCGTCCACACCTGCTCCGAATGTGGCTTCGTCTCCCCCAAGTGGTTGGGGCGGTGCCCAGAGTGCGGTTCCTGGGGAACACTGCAAGAAACAGCAGTTGCTCAGGAGAGCAGTGCCGCCCAGGCAGCGGTCACGGGACGCATGCCGAAAGGGTTGACTCCGACGAGCCCGGCGCTACCGATTACAAAGGTGGGAGCAGCTCAGACCAAGGCGCTCAACACCGGGATTGGGGAGCTGGACCGCGTGCTTGGGCGCGGTATCGTGCCGGGCTCGGTGGTACTCATGGCTGGTGAGCCGGGTGTGGGTAAGTCCACGCTGCTTCTGGAAGTAGCGTCGCGCTGGGCCCAGCTGGGGCGCACCGCGCTCTATGCCACCGCGGAAGAATCTGCCGGCCAAGTCCGTGCCCGCGCTGAACGCACCGGCGCGCTGCATGAGACCCTCTATCTAGCGGCGGAGTCCAACCTGGACGTTGTTTTCGGGCACGGCGAGCAACTTAAGCCCAGCCTCATCATCGTGGACTCGGTGCAGACCATGCATGCGGCCGGCGTCGAGGGAGTGGCCGGCGGTGTGGCCCAATCCCGCGCGGTCACCGCGGCGCTGACAACATTGGCAAAGACCACGGGAATCCCCATCCTTCTGGTCGGCCACGTGACGAAGGACGGTAACGTGGCCGGTCCCCGCGTGCTGGAGCACCTCGTGGACGTGGTTTTGAATTTCGAGGGCGACCGTCAGTCTTCCCTGCGTTTACTGCGCGGCCTGAAGAACCGCTTCGGTGCGACCGATGAAATGGGCTGCTTTGAACAAACCGCAGCGGGTATCCGGGAGGTGGCCGATCCTTCAGGACTGTTCCTTTCCCACCACGGCAGTACGCCGGACGGCTCCGCGGTAACGGTAGCGATGGACGGCGTGCGCCCCATCCTCGCGGAAGTACAGGCGCTCACAGTGGACCCAGTGGCCAAGAACCCACGGCGCGTGGTCACCGGACTCGATGCCAACCGGGTACCGATGGTGCTCGCGGTCTTGCAGGCCCGCGCGGGTGAGCGCACCAATGACAAAGACGCGTACGTGGCCACCGTGGGTGGCATGAAGATTCAGGAACCGGCGACAGACTTGGCGGTGGCGCTGGCTACGTGGTCCTCGCTGCACGAGCGGCCGCTGCCGCCCAAGACCGTCGTCATCGGTGAGGTGGGACTCGCGGGTGAAGTGCGCCGCGTACCTAACCTCGACCGCCGGCTGGCAGAGGCCGCCCGGTTGGGTTATCGCCATGCCATCGTCCCGCCGGGAGACGTCGAGGTCAGTGGAATCCGAGTACGCCACGCTGCGACTCTGAGCGAAGCCATCGCCGCACTCAACTAG
- a CDS encoding carbonic anhydrase yields MPLVHVPHEPQKVWEALQKGNQRLVTGNLIAVNQDAKLRAGLTQGQDPRVIVLACSDSRAPIEHVFNIGFGDAFVIRTAGHILDSAVMASLDYALENLNANLLVVMGHQSCGAVGAASEFLAGGDLPTGLQRPIIEQVATASLVAQRDGREERADFERENTAQTVSQIISDIPAARELLDAGTLGVVGLRYLLEDSSVETVVLHGVE; encoded by the coding sequence ATGCCTCTAGTTCATGTACCTCACGAACCGCAGAAGGTCTGGGAGGCCCTCCAGAAGGGCAACCAGCGCCTTGTGACCGGAAACCTCATCGCCGTCAACCAGGATGCCAAGCTGCGCGCCGGGCTGACCCAGGGACAGGATCCGCGCGTTATCGTGCTGGCCTGCTCGGATTCCCGTGCGCCCATTGAGCACGTGTTCAACATCGGTTTTGGTGATGCTTTTGTCATCCGCACCGCCGGTCACATCCTGGACAGCGCGGTGATGGCCTCCCTGGATTATGCCCTGGAGAACCTCAATGCGAACCTGCTCGTGGTCATGGGCCACCAGTCGTGCGGTGCCGTAGGTGCTGCGTCGGAGTTCCTGGCGGGTGGTGACCTGCCGACGGGCCTGCAGCGCCCCATCATCGAACAGGTAGCCACTGCGTCCTTGGTGGCTCAGCGCGATGGCCGCGAGGAGCGCGCGGACTTTGAGCGTGAGAACACCGCGCAGACGGTATCGCAGATTATCTCCGACATCCCAGCGGCGCGCGAGCTTCTCGACGCTGGCACGCTCGGTGTCGTCGGCCTTCGCTACCTCCTCGAGGATTCCAGCGTGGAGACGGTGGTTCTCCACGGCGTCGAGTAG
- a CDS encoding HhH-GPD family protein, whose amino-acid sequence MDTQAVLEWFDAVERPLPWRKPGTTAWGVLLSEVMSQQTPVARVAPQWKEWMERWPTPQDLAEASKADVLRAWGKLGYPRRALRLWECAKEIGAGEVPGDVDKLLALPGIGEYTARAVACFHFGHNVPVVDTNVRRVYARAEDGRFLAPTPSKRELAQVEEILPKENGPRFSAALMELGALVCTAKNPDCAVCPIKATCAWQLAGCPEPSEDETARAKKRVQKFTGTDRQVRGLLLDVLRASPHPVAQSELDAVWEDAAQRARALGSLLEDGLMEQNEEGLFHLPQ is encoded by the coding sequence ATGGATACCCAAGCTGTACTGGAGTGGTTCGACGCCGTTGAGCGCCCCCTCCCCTGGCGGAAACCCGGGACTACGGCCTGGGGCGTGCTGCTCAGCGAGGTCATGAGTCAGCAGACCCCGGTCGCGCGCGTGGCCCCGCAGTGGAAGGAGTGGATGGAGCGCTGGCCCACGCCTCAGGACCTGGCTGAGGCGTCCAAAGCGGATGTGCTGCGCGCGTGGGGCAAGTTGGGTTATCCGCGCCGCGCGCTGCGCCTGTGGGAGTGTGCGAAGGAGATTGGTGCGGGGGAGGTTCCGGGGGACGTCGATAAGCTCTTGGCCCTGCCGGGCATCGGTGAGTACACCGCGCGGGCTGTGGCGTGTTTCCATTTTGGTCACAACGTTCCTGTGGTGGATACCAACGTGCGGCGAGTGTATGCCCGCGCCGAGGATGGACGATTCTTGGCACCGACGCCCTCGAAGCGCGAGTTGGCGCAGGTGGAGGAGATTCTCCCGAAGGAGAATGGGCCGCGTTTTTCGGCCGCGCTCATGGAGCTCGGCGCCTTGGTGTGCACGGCGAAGAATCCGGACTGCGCAGTCTGCCCCATCAAAGCCACGTGTGCCTGGCAGCTCGCCGGATGCCCCGAGCCGAGTGAGGACGAAACCGCGCGGGCGAAGAAGCGCGTGCAAAAGTTCACCGGCACGGACCGACAGGTGCGGGGGCTGCTTCTCGACGTCCTCCGCGCCTCACCCCACCCCGTTGCCCAGTCCGAATTGGACGCGGTGTGGGAGGACGCAGCGCAGCGAGCCCGCGCGCTCGGCTCTCTTCTAGAAGATGGCCTTATGGAGCAGAACGAGGAGGGGCTGTTCCATCTGCCGCAGTAG
- a CDS encoding threonine/serine exporter family protein, which yields MSSRPSTDYIRMGYEADVVLRLGMMLMGAGTSGYRVLRGMKRAARALGFDRLDADVGVTQITCTFHRGRDFRTVVAQQHSPAVDASRIEALEDLTHNRLYSGITAEELSAMLDAIESTVIKRWNRWLLACAAAVACASFAVLNYFTVYAVFLVALAAFCGQLTRASLHHKHVHQLGCIVAGGTVASLVYFFTTKAVAATDIANPADFSSGYVAAVLFLIPGFPLFSALIDLARFDFGAGLTRLAYALTVITAATFTVALVSWTTELTPEPGIPSPDPEWYVAAAVASFLGISGFAFLFNSSRRMVLVAASVGTVANIVRLFLISWGATNYVGAFVGGLIVGLLGAVASQRAHLPRITTTVPASVIMIPGTSMFRTVYHLNVGNIDQALNNLAIASMAVAAIGCGLILARLLTDRDWTMGHLIDFSHRPTAADGTAPPRSAP from the coding sequence ATGAGTTCTCGCCCCAGCACCGACTATATCCGGATGGGGTATGAGGCTGACGTCGTCCTGCGTTTGGGCATGATGCTGATGGGCGCGGGTACGTCGGGCTACCGTGTGCTGCGCGGCATGAAACGTGCTGCCCGCGCGCTGGGCTTCGACCGGCTCGATGCTGACGTTGGCGTCACCCAGATCACCTGTACCTTTCACCGCGGCCGCGACTTTCGCACCGTGGTGGCTCAGCAGCACTCCCCGGCCGTCGACGCCTCACGCATCGAGGCCCTTGAGGACCTTACGCACAACCGCCTGTATTCAGGGATTACTGCTGAAGAGCTCAGCGCAATGCTGGATGCCATCGAGTCCACCGTGATCAAACGGTGGAACCGCTGGTTGCTAGCCTGCGCGGCGGCAGTTGCCTGTGCATCCTTTGCCGTGCTCAATTACTTCACCGTCTATGCGGTTTTCCTCGTCGCCCTAGCGGCCTTCTGTGGTCAGTTGACCCGCGCCTCACTGCACCACAAACACGTGCACCAGCTGGGCTGCATTGTGGCGGGCGGAACGGTAGCGAGCCTCGTATATTTCTTCACCACCAAGGCGGTTGCCGCCACGGACATCGCGAACCCCGCCGATTTTTCCTCCGGTTATGTGGCTGCGGTGCTGTTCCTCATTCCCGGCTTCCCACTGTTCTCTGCGCTCATTGACCTCGCACGCTTCGATTTCGGTGCAGGCTTGACCCGCCTGGCCTATGCGTTAACCGTCATTACAGCTGCTACTTTCACCGTGGCGCTGGTGAGCTGGACAACGGAACTGACCCCAGAACCAGGAATCCCAAGCCCTGATCCCGAGTGGTATGTTGCCGCAGCCGTGGCAAGTTTCCTGGGTATTTCGGGCTTCGCCTTCCTGTTCAACTCTTCTCGGCGGATGGTGCTGGTGGCGGCGTCGGTGGGGACGGTGGCCAACATCGTGCGCCTGTTCCTCATCAGTTGGGGAGCGACCAACTATGTGGGCGCTTTCGTTGGCGGCCTCATCGTGGGCCTGTTGGGTGCGGTGGCGTCTCAGCGCGCCCACCTGCCGCGTATCACCACGACGGTGCCAGCATCCGTCATCATGATCCCGGGAACATCCATGTTCCGCACCGTCTATCACCTCAATGTGGGCAACATAGACCAGGCTCTGAATAACCTTGCCATCGCCTCGATGGCCGTCGCGGCGATTGGCTGCGGGCTTATCCTGGCCCGCTTGCTCACGGACCGCGATTGGACCATGGGTCATCTCATCGACTTCTCCCACCGCCCTACTGCGGCAGATGGAACAGCCCCTCCTCGTTCTGCTCCATAA
- a CDS encoding DUF4236 domain-containing protein, protein MGIYYRKRKKTGKNSWINVSGSGASMSTKVGPVTFNSRGGMWVNLPGGLNFRGRWR, encoded by the coding sequence ATGGGAATTTACTATCGCAAGCGGAAGAAGACCGGCAAGAATAGCTGGATTAACGTCTCTGGCTCTGGTGCTTCGATGTCGACCAAGGTCGGTCCAGTGACGTTTAACTCCCGCGGCGGCATGTGGGTTAACCTTCCCGGCGGCCTCAACTTCCGGGGGCGCTGGCGCTAA
- a CDS encoding lipase family protein: MKSLMAVVFTAASIAIAAPAAQAAPPGSVHADATEELPGVTATTISYASTLMNGSPTTVTGMVLEPKAPWNGPGERPTVVYAPGTRGAGDHCAPSRVRAGTDGSRFDQGYEAAAGRVYEYATTQGVRVVVTDYIGLGTPGHHSYVNNVEEAHAVLDAARAGLKLAGAPASAPVGFAGYSQGGGAAAAAGEYAATYAPELNVKGSFAGAPPADLFEVMNAVDGSALVHVLGYAINGFAARSTAFSHEIIDELNPRGREFLTDAETFCIRESMSTWGNIRTSELTESGETFAELLRRKPAASRMMREQRLGQHALNAPMLVMNSPTDDIIPYQQARTMARDFCAAGGTVQFENARAVNVRPGSGTNHAAPTVRSLLHGTNYLIDRFKDVPAPTNCQIS; the protein is encoded by the coding sequence ATGAAATCCTTGATGGCGGTTGTGTTCACCGCCGCTAGCATCGCTATCGCCGCCCCTGCAGCCCAGGCGGCTCCACCGGGCAGCGTACACGCGGACGCTACGGAAGAGCTACCGGGCGTCACCGCAACGACGATCTCCTATGCCTCCACTCTCATGAACGGCTCCCCTACCACGGTCACCGGTATGGTTCTTGAGCCGAAGGCTCCGTGGAATGGGCCGGGTGAACGCCCCACCGTCGTGTATGCGCCAGGCACCCGCGGTGCTGGTGACCACTGCGCGCCGTCACGTGTGCGCGCCGGCACCGACGGTAGCCGCTTTGACCAGGGCTACGAGGCCGCGGCCGGGCGCGTGTACGAGTACGCCACGACCCAGGGCGTACGCGTTGTGGTTACGGATTACATCGGGCTCGGCACCCCGGGCCACCACTCCTATGTCAACAACGTTGAAGAGGCCCACGCCGTTCTTGACGCCGCCCGCGCAGGTCTCAAGCTCGCCGGCGCACCTGCCTCCGCACCTGTCGGCTTCGCCGGTTATTCCCAAGGCGGCGGCGCAGCGGCGGCCGCCGGCGAATACGCGGCCACCTACGCCCCCGAGCTCAACGTCAAGGGCTCGTTCGCGGGCGCTCCGCCAGCAGACCTCTTCGAGGTGATGAATGCCGTCGATGGCTCTGCCCTTGTCCACGTCTTGGGCTATGCCATCAACGGTTTTGCAGCACGCAGCACCGCCTTTTCCCACGAGATCATCGACGAGTTAAACCCACGCGGCCGTGAGTTCCTCACCGATGCCGAGACCTTCTGCATCCGCGAGTCCATGTCCACCTGGGGAAATATCCGCACCAGCGAACTCACGGAAAGCGGCGAAACTTTCGCTGAACTGCTGCGCCGCAAGCCGGCGGCCTCACGCATGATGCGCGAGCAACGCTTGGGCCAACATGCACTCAACGCCCCGATGCTGGTCATGAATTCCCCCACCGATGACATCATTCCCTACCAGCAGGCACGAACCATGGCCCGCGATTTTTGTGCGGCTGGCGGCACCGTCCAGTTTGAGAATGCCCGCGCCGTCAACGTGCGTCCTGGTTCCGGCACTAACCACGCCGCGCCAACGGTTCGTTCGCTTCTGCACGGCACGAATTACCTCATCGATCGCTTCAAGGACGTCCCCGCACCAACGAACTGCCAGATTTCCTAA
- a CDS encoding DUF1266 domain-containing protein: MTYKSNKAFATPLGVEDINARAAKYYKASLEENWGVTGAQEAHQAIDVLLEGSQHVENDLILPLAYAVKDVPEQELAAAIEERVEFLKDFFVAQGVDPRRGEHKFRYLVRMLRSESFAKTAAPALPTTTRAWDIIRIHNVGGPATELGWISPEEFLQISDKAVAALQRYFVSWADVAASFWWGRMIWASDGEPDVAAAMKDQSQRLTELLAHSDSPWVRVPLHDIVAEEPFSSLDGLH, translated from the coding sequence ATGACGTACAAGAGCAATAAGGCGTTTGCGACCCCGCTAGGGGTTGAGGACATCAACGCAAGGGCGGCCAAGTACTACAAAGCATCTCTCGAGGAAAACTGGGGGGTCACTGGTGCACAGGAAGCGCACCAGGCTATTGACGTCTTGCTCGAAGGCAGTCAGCACGTGGAAAATGACCTTATTTTACCGCTCGCATACGCCGTGAAGGATGTTCCAGAGCAGGAACTTGCTGCAGCAATTGAGGAAAGGGTCGAGTTTCTCAAAGACTTCTTTGTTGCCCAAGGCGTGGATCCGCGTCGGGGAGAACATAAGTTCCGTTACCTCGTACGGATGTTGCGCTCCGAAAGCTTTGCCAAGACAGCGGCCCCAGCATTGCCCACCACCACTCGCGCATGGGACATTATCCGGATTCATAACGTCGGTGGACCGGCAACGGAGCTGGGATGGATCTCTCCAGAAGAGTTCCTTCAGATTTCAGATAAGGCCGTGGCGGCCCTGCAGCGCTACTTTGTGTCGTGGGCTGACGTAGCCGCAAGTTTCTGGTGGGGGCGAATGATCTGGGCAAGTGACGGTGAACCCGACGTTGCCGCTGCGATGAAGGACCAATCGCAACGGCTCACTGAGCTGCTCGCACACAGTGATTCGCCTTGGGTGCGCGTGCCTTTGCATGACATCGTGGCTGAAGAGCCTTTCTCGTCCTTGGACGGTCTACATTAG